DNA from Synechococcus elongatus PCC 6301:
GGTTCGGCAGTATCAGGGGCGATCGCGGTAGGCGCCTACTTCCTGACGGTGTCGATCGCCAGTAGTTTTGCCGCCAAGCCTCTGCCGACCGGCAACGCCTTTGCCCAAAACATTGCGGTCGCGGTACGAACGCTCATCGTCGGCATGGGTGCACTGGCGACTGGCATTTTTGGAATTGTGGCGTTGGGCTTGCTCCTACTTGGTATTCAAGTCGGGCTGCAAGGTTTACGCAAAGCCCAAAGCTAGGCCGTTGTGGTTGAGGCAGCTTGCCGCTGTTGCCACCACTGCCAAATCGCTTGGGTGATCAGGTGGCTGAGTAGTCCGAGTGGGCCGGCAAATAAGCAGAGAACCAAGGAGTGACGCACGGGAAGGCCCGGTTTCTCGGCTGCGGTTTGGGCCACCCATCGCCCCACAAACAGATCCAGCACGACAAAGTGAATCCAACCCGCTGCGGTCACGCCCGGGTCGGCGAAGGCCTGAGCAATATCAGCTAGCTTGGGGCTGGCTAGGGCAGCGGCAGATTCTGGCGAAACAGCGGTCACCAGCAAGAAGAGATAGGCGATCGCGAGGACTGCGAATGGGTAGGGCGAGTTGATAATCCGCTGGGTCCAAGTCCAGCGAGGTCGCCCAATCAACAAGAGCCAAAAGGGCAAGACAGCCAAATTGGCACCGTTAAAAAAGAGTTCAGCCAGCATCGGAGCAGCCCAGGAACGCCACAACGTCTCAAATGTAACGATTGGCAGCCAGTCGGCGAGGGGATCGCTAGGCTGAAAGCAAACGATGGAAGCGCTTGCACTATGACTGCTTTGACCTACAGCGACCTCGGCCTGCTCATTCTCTTTCTGTCGCCGGGGCTGCTGCTATCAGTGTTAATTCTGGGGACTTTTGCCAAGGGCGGCTAGGACGATCGCTATCCGAGCCTGAAGGCAACCGGCTATCATTCTAAGATTGCGCAGACTTTGCCGCCTTCGAGGAACCCATGGCCGAAACCTTCATGTTCAACGCCCTACGGGCTGCAATCGATGAAGAAATGGCTCGTGACCCCAATGTTCTTGTCCTCGGAGAGGACGTGGGTCATTACGGCGGTTCTTATAAAGTCACCAAAGACCTCTACCAAAAGTACGGCGACTTTCGGTTGCTCGACACGCCGATCGCCGAGAATGGCTTCACAGGGATGGCTGTCGGTGCAGCCATGACCGGCCTGCGGCCG
Protein-coding regions in this window:
- a CDS encoding ABA4-like family protein, producing MLAELFFNGANLAVLPFWLLLIGRPRWTWTQRIINSPYPFAVLAIAYLFLLVTAVSPESAAALASPKLADIAQAFADPGVTAAGWIHFVVLDLFVGRWVAQTAAEKPGLPVRHSLVLCLFAGPLGLLSHLITQAIWQWWQQRQAASTTTA
- a CDS encoding DUF3082 domain-containing protein; translated protein: MSEEQQTRPAETPAGNPPPTPLSCWSGSAVSGAIAVGAYFLTVSIASSFAAKPLPTGNAFAQNIAVAVRTLIVGMGALATGIFGIVALGLLLLGIQVGLQGLRKAQS